The genomic window ACGGAACTCACTTTTAGTAAAACAATGACATCAGCCCAACTTAAAAGCTGATCTAACTCAGCCATATTGTACAAAGCAGGGATAATAGCTAACTTTTGAGAACCCAGGGTTAAAGGGATGCCTAACACCGAAGCAGTGGCCACAGGAGAACAAACCCCAGGAATGGTTTGTATGGTTACTTGGGGATGATCTTCTCTAAGGGTTTGGGCTAGATAAGTAAAGGTACTGTAAAGACTAATATCTCCTTCACAAGCAAAAGCCACATCGAGTCCCTGATAAAGATATTCCCATACCGTTTCTGTTGCGTCTTTCCACGCTTGTTTTAACTGCTGTTCATCTTGAAGATAGGGAAAATAAAGGGGTAATTTTTTTTGCTGTGGGGTGATCCAAGGGGTAATAATTTTCTCCGCTAAACCTTGTTTACCATTCACTCCCATCGGAAAAGCAATAATAGAAGTTTCTTGCAATAACCGTTGTCCTTTAATCGTAATTAATTCTGGATCACCAGTTCCCACACTCACCCCATATAAACTTCCTAATCTTTTTGCCCTCAAAATTGACTTAACTCCTGATTGAACATCAATATATTTTTTTATGGTTGCTTATTTTTAATAACTTTTTTCTAAAAATAAAATTAAGTTTTATAAAGAATGATTAAAAGAATTACAAAATATAAACATAATCTTCACATAAAAATCTTTACATAAAGCGTAATTCTACTAACGACAGAAACAGGGTGCCTTATGTTAGCCTATAGTTAGATTTAGTCCATATAAACAATTTAGATTCAGAATTGATTCCCTGTTTCAATATTTCCTATCCTTACCATCAATTGTATTAAATATAGGTAGTACATGAGAAAATCTATGAACAACAGTCCAGAAAATATAAGGGAAGCATTCTCTGAACAAAGGGTTAACTATTATCATCAGTTAGCTTTAGATAATTTAATGGATGTAATTAGTTTTCATACAGTAGAAGGAATTTATCTATATATTTCTCCTTCTTGTCAATCTTTTTTAGGCTATGAACCTCAAGTTTTTATTGGACAATCGGCCGAAGTTTTATGTCATCCTGAAGATTGTGATGTAATTAGGACATTTTATCAACAATTAAAACAGCAATGGAATAGTGATCCAATTACTTATCGCATCCGTCATGCTGTGGGACATTATGTTTGGTTAGAAACCTCAGCCAAAGTCATCCCAAACCAAAAGACAGGAGAGATTCAAGAAATATTATGTATTTCTCGTGAAGTTACTAAACAAAAGCAAAATCAAGAACATTTCAAAAACTATCAACAACCTCATATTTTCATTTTAGATAACTTACCTGATTTAATAACAACCCATAGTAAAGAGGGAATTTTTCAATACGTTTCTCAAGTTTCTTATCAGTTATTAGGTTATATTCCTCAAGCTTTGATCGGTCGCACTCTAGCATCATTTTGTCATGGTCAAGATCAGGTCTTAATTAAACAATTTTATCAAGAATTAGAACAAAAAAAATCCTTAGCCTCCGTCATTTATCGGATGAGTCATCAAGAGGGTTATTATCTCTGGATAGAAACCCTTGGAAAAGTGATCCTTCATCCACAAACAGGAGAAATTCAAGAAATATTATGTGTGTCTCGAAATATTACTAAACGGAAGCAGATAGAAGAGGCTTTGATTCAAGCAGAACGACAATATTACAAAATTTTTGAAAAGAGTAATCAAGGAATTTTTCAACTGAGTCCTGAAGGTTATTTCATAGATGTTAATCCTGCTTTAGCACAACTTTATGGTTATAATAATCCCCAAGATTTATTAGAAAGTATTCATAAGCGGACTAATCCAGTTTATGTTGAAGGCAAAAACCATGATAGTCTTTTAGATATTTTAAAAACCGATGGAGAGATCATTAATTTTCAATCTCAAATCTATTGTAAAAATGGAGAAATCATCGATATTGAAGAAACAATTTGGGCCGTTTATGATCAGTGTGAACAAATTCTTTATTATCAAGGAACTGTTCAAAAAGTTATCAATCCTCAAATTAAAGGCGATACTTTAACCCGTATTCAATTAGAAACGGATCTAAGACAAGCTATAAAAAATAAACAACTCTCTCTTTATTATCAGCCTATTGTCGAATTAGATACAGGCCATTTAAGTGGATTTGAAGCGTTAATTAGATGGCAACATCCGATTAAAGGCCCCATTTCTCCTATTGAATTTATCCCCATTGCCGAAGAAAGTGGCCTGATTAATACTCTGGGTTGGTGGGTACTAGAACAAGCTTGTTATCAATTACAAACCTGGCAAAATTTAAACACACAAGCCGCTAAATTAGTAATGAATGTTAATGTATCAGCACAACAATTAAAACAAGAAACATGGGTTGAAAGATTGAATCATTTATTAGAAAAAATGGGAGTTGAAGGAAAACAATTAAAATTAGAAATCACAGAAAGTTGTTTACTTGAAACCGTTCAAAATGAAACCCAAAGAGTGAGACAATTAAAAAACTTAGGTTTAGGATTATGTATTGATGATTTTGGCACTGGTTATTCCTCCTTAAGTCGCTTACATGAATTTCCCATTGATACCTTAAAAATTGATCGTTCTTTTATTAGTAAATTAGGAATTTCTGATAAAGTCATTGTTCCTATGATTATTAACTTAGCCCATACCTTAGGGATGAATGTAGTAGCAGAAGGGATTGAAACCCGTGAACAATTTAATCAATTACAGGGTTTAAATTGTGAATTAGGGCAAGGCTTTTTCTTTGCTAAACCCATGACTGGGGAACAAGCAACCCATTGGGTAATGCAAGAAATCAGAAGCCGTCAGGAGTTTGGGGTTAATACGCCCTAAAAAAACCAGTGTTAAAACCCTTGATTTTCTGGTCACCATTGAGAAAACTATGTTAAACCCTATTCATAGATGCAACCCACCACAAAAAAAACGAACGCCCGTCAACTAACCTTAGACATTTTACGACAAATTGATCGAAAAAATAGTTACACTGATATTGCCTTAGATCGGGCATTCAATCAAACTCATCTCAATCCTAGCGATCGCAGTTTATGCACAGAACTGGTTTATGGTATCATTCGGCATCAACGCACCTTAGACACCTTAATCGATCAACTAGGAAAAAAAAA from Crocosphaera subtropica ATCC 51142 includes these protein-coding regions:
- a CDS encoding precorrin-2 C(20)-methyltransferase; the encoded protein is MRAKRLGSLYGVSVGTGDPELITIKGQRLLQETSIIAFPMGVNGKQGLAEKIITPWITPQQKKLPLYFPYLQDEQQLKQAWKDATETVWEYLYQGLDVAFACEGDISLYSTFTYLAQTLREDHPQVTIQTIPGVCSPVATASVLGIPLTLGSQKLAIIPALYNMAELDQLLSWADVIVLLKVSSVYSQVWHRLERLNLLDHAFIVERANQPEEKIYRNLRDHPTLDLSYFSLMIITGHC
- a CDS encoding sensor domain-containing phosphodiesterase — translated: MNNSPENIREAFSEQRVNYYHQLALDNLMDVISFHTVEGIYLYISPSCQSFLGYEPQVFIGQSAEVLCHPEDCDVIRTFYQQLKQQWNSDPITYRIRHAVGHYVWLETSAKVIPNQKTGEIQEILCISREVTKQKQNQEHFKNYQQPHIFILDNLPDLITTHSKEGIFQYVSQVSYQLLGYIPQALIGRTLASFCHGQDQVLIKQFYQELEQKKSLASVIYRMSHQEGYYLWIETLGKVILHPQTGEIQEILCVSRNITKRKQIEEALIQAERQYYKIFEKSNQGIFQLSPEGYFIDVNPALAQLYGYNNPQDLLESIHKRTNPVYVEGKNHDSLLDILKTDGEIINFQSQIYCKNGEIIDIEETIWAVYDQCEQILYYQGTVQKVINPQIKGDTLTRIQLETDLRQAIKNKQLSLYYQPIVELDTGHLSGFEALIRWQHPIKGPISPIEFIPIAEESGLINTLGWWVLEQACYQLQTWQNLNTQAAKLVMNVNVSAQQLKQETWVERLNHLLEKMGVEGKQLKLEITESCLLETVQNETQRVRQLKNLGLGLCIDDFGTGYSSLSRLHEFPIDTLKIDRSFISKLGISDKVIVPMIINLAHTLGMNVVAEGIETREQFNQLQGLNCELGQGFFFAKPMTGEQATHWVMQEIRSRQEFGVNTP